One part of the Quercus lobata isolate SW786 chromosome 7, ValleyOak3.0 Primary Assembly, whole genome shotgun sequence genome encodes these proteins:
- the LOC115952612 gene encoding F-box protein At3g07870-like isoform X2, which yields MLSQLRRKLDLSYEILPDDVVFDILTRLPVKSLIRFRCVSKSWYATITSRIFITRHLNFNLNLKLSSKNNHNGYLLCKSDNELCTLVYNSDRTLTEVSRFQIPLWGANMVDYCNGIFFLYSYVNPTIYLWNPSIQMFKTIDATRFRPFTMDYFDSVVFGFAYLAEISDFKILRIVSYKGFDEEKAPPAEAEVYTLSTDSWRTVEILVESVPNIRYILAVQPNSCLFFNGALHFIACTLGNDDNSFILSFDVNDEIFRDIKLPENYLDGLGPNSDHHVHQLVVFKGSLALVVIGPDDDVDEDEDEEEEEDDDDEPDTSNICLIWVMREYGVVESWTKTNVLFDWVIKLFGCTNSGEFLVQMFDRRLVSLDTENLKVNHLGIQIPFWLYYTADLMKSLVLLDQC from the exons ATGTTGTCTCAGCTCAGGAGAAAGCTTGATTTGTCGTACGAGATTCTCCCCGACGACGTCGTATTCGACATCCTGACTCGGCTGCCGGTGAAATCCTTAATCCGATTCAGGTGCGTTTCCAAATCATGGTACGCTACGATCACCAGCCGCATATTTATCACCAGGCACCTCAACTTCAATCTCAACCTCAAATTATCATCCAAAAACAACCACAATGGTTATCTTCTATGTAAGTCTGACAATGAATTGTGTACTTTGGTTTACAATAGCGACCGCACACTGACTGAGGTTTCTAGGTTTCAAATCCCCTTGTGGGGTGCCAACATGGTTGACTATTGTAATGGGATTTTCTTCCTTTATAGCTATGTTAATCCTACAATTTATTTGTGGAACCCAAGCATTCAAATGTTTAAAACCATCGATGCTACGCGATTCAGACCATTCACTATGGACTATTTTGATAGCGTTGTCTTTGGATTTGCCTATCTTGCTGAAATCAGCGATTTCAAGATTCTTAGAATTGTGTCTTATAAAGGGTTTGATGAAGAAAAAGCACCCCCGGCTGAGGCCGAGGTTTACACATTGAGTACTGATTCGTGGAGAACAGTTGAAATATTGGTGGAGTCTGTGCCCAATATTAGATATATTCTTGCTGTACAACCTAACTCCTGTTTGTTTTTCAATGGAGCTCTGCATTTTATAGCGTGTACTTTGGGCAACGACGATAATAGTTTCATTCTGTCCTTTGATGTCAATGATGAGATTTTTCGAGACATAAAACTGCCCGAGAATTACTTAGATGGATTAGGTCCAAATTCTGACCACCACGTTCACCAACTTGTGGTGTTCAAGGGATCGTTGGCTTTGGTTGTTATTGGTCCAGACGATGAtgtagatgaagatgaagatgaagaagaagaagaagatgatgatgatgaaccAGATACTTCAAATATATGCCTCATATGGGTGATGAGAGAGTATGGTGTGGTTGAGTCTTGGACAAAAACAAATGTACTGTTTGATTGGGTTATTAAGCTCTTTGGCTGCACTAACAGTGGTGAATTTCTAGTCCAAATGTTTGACAGAAGGCTCGTTTCGTTAGACACTGAGAATCTGAAAGTGAACCATCTTGGAATTCAAATTCCTTTCTGGTTGTATTACACAGCTGATCTTATGAAGAGCTTGGTTTTACTTGATCAG TGCTGA